The Azospirillum brasilense genome has a window encoding:
- a CDS encoding LysR substrate-binding domain-containing protein, which yields MELLELRYFVQVADLGSFSKASVKLGITQPALSRQVQKLEHELRTSLFYRHGRGVSLTQQGRKLYDVVRHLLGALSEIKEEIQDQSERLTGSVTLGLPPSICATLGAPLARRFHENYPDATLRIHEVFSGTLLEWVEGGRLDLAVLYDARRGRSMLSSPLLVENLLLVQPAKDAVAGDDGPVEVETLGGLRFVLPGLENGLRRVVDAAVRRADIDLQVDMEIDSVTAIKQLVEEGMGSTILPFGAVHREVRQGRLIAREISSKDMHAMLVTATPLHQPVSKATRALLRLIHAEVAKCVANGVLKGKVVAPGSAGENSAP from the coding sequence ATGGAACTTCTGGAACTGCGCTACTTTGTTCAGGTGGCCGACCTTGGCAGCTTTTCCAAGGCGTCGGTCAAGCTTGGCATCACCCAGCCGGCGCTCAGCCGGCAGGTCCAGAAGCTGGAGCACGAGCTGCGCACCAGCCTGTTCTACCGCCATGGCCGCGGCGTCTCGCTGACCCAGCAGGGGCGCAAGCTCTACGACGTGGTGCGCCATCTGCTGGGCGCGCTGTCGGAGATCAAGGAGGAGATTCAGGACCAGTCGGAACGGCTGACCGGCTCGGTCACTCTGGGCCTCCCCCCGTCGATCTGCGCCACGCTGGGGGCGCCGCTGGCCCGCCGCTTCCACGAGAACTACCCCGACGCCACGCTGCGCATCCACGAGGTGTTCAGCGGCACGCTGCTGGAATGGGTCGAGGGCGGGCGGCTCGACCTCGCCGTGCTCTACGACGCCCGGCGCGGGCGCAGCATGCTGTCCTCGCCGCTGCTCGTCGAAAATCTGCTGCTCGTCCAGCCCGCCAAGGACGCGGTGGCCGGCGACGACGGGCCGGTCGAGGTGGAGACTCTGGGCGGCCTGCGCTTCGTGCTGCCGGGGCTGGAGAACGGGCTGCGCCGGGTGGTCGACGCGGCGGTGCGGCGGGCCGACATCGACCTCCAGGTCGACATGGAGATCGATTCCGTCACCGCCATCAAGCAACTGGTGGAGGAGGGGATGGGCTCGACCATCCTGCCCTTCGGCGCCGTCCACCGCGAGGTGCGCCAGGGCCGGCTGATCGCCCGCGAAATCAGCTCCAAGGACATGCACGCCATGCTCGTCACCGCGACGCCGCTGCACCAGCCGGTGTCGAAGGCGACGCGCGCCCTGCTGCGGCTGATCCACGCCGAGGTGGCGAAATGCGTCGCCAACGGCGTGCTCAAGGGCAAGGTCGTCGCCCCCGGCAGCGCCGGGGAGAACAGCGCTCCCTGA
- a CDS encoding acyl-CoA dehydrogenase family protein, which produces MSSTPTSNGPLPLPDLLSTTAAALDAVARLAEAAERGVAALVAPDGRVDAAALDRHQVAAHGFAWVATYAEALRQMQGWAERLDRAGRLGELEACMLQAAFGEYLAQLDGGLAMSQGEIVRPADFGLDEAERAAFRTEAVRRLIAAGNASALRLRIAELLADALHGGGFGEAALEDEALDMVREQFRRFVADVVEPHAHEWHLKDELIPMPVVEQMAEMGVFGLTVPEEDGGLGMGKLAMCVVTEELSRGYIGVGSLGTRAEIAAELIRLGGTAEQRARWLPRLASGEILPTAVFTEPNTGSDLGSLRTRAVLEGDTYRVTGAKTWITHGSRSDLMTLLVRTDPDAPGYRGLSMLLAEKPRGTEADPFPAEGMSGGEIPVLGYRGMKEYEIGFDGFAVPRENLLGGVEGQGFKQLMATFESARVQTAARAVGVAQNAMELGLRYAQERVQFGRPLAAFPRVAGKIAWMAVETMIARQLTYFAAREKDSDRRCDIEAGMAKLLAARVAWSNADNAVQIHGGNGYAVEYPISRVLCDARILNIFEGAAEIQAQVVARGLLTRRN; this is translated from the coding sequence ATGTCGTCCACCCCAACCTCCAACGGCCCGCTTCCGCTGCCCGACCTGCTGTCCACCACGGCGGCGGCGCTCGACGCGGTGGCGCGGCTGGCCGAGGCCGCCGAGCGCGGCGTCGCCGCGCTGGTGGCGCCGGACGGGCGCGTCGATGCGGCGGCGCTCGACCGCCATCAGGTGGCGGCACACGGCTTCGCCTGGGTGGCGACCTACGCCGAGGCGCTGCGCCAGATGCAGGGCTGGGCGGAGCGGCTGGACCGCGCGGGCCGGCTGGGCGAGCTGGAAGCCTGCATGCTCCAGGCCGCCTTCGGCGAGTATCTGGCCCAGCTCGACGGCGGTCTGGCGATGAGCCAGGGCGAGATCGTCCGTCCCGCCGATTTCGGGCTGGACGAGGCGGAGCGCGCCGCCTTCCGCACCGAGGCGGTGCGCCGGCTGATCGCCGCCGGCAACGCCTCCGCCCTGCGGCTGCGCATCGCCGAGCTGCTGGCCGACGCGCTGCACGGCGGCGGCTTCGGCGAGGCGGCTCTGGAGGACGAGGCGCTTGACATGGTGCGCGAGCAGTTCCGCCGCTTCGTCGCCGACGTGGTGGAGCCGCACGCCCACGAGTGGCACCTGAAGGATGAGCTGATTCCGATGCCGGTCGTCGAGCAGATGGCCGAGATGGGTGTCTTCGGCCTGACCGTTCCGGAGGAGGACGGCGGGCTCGGCATGGGCAAGCTCGCCATGTGCGTGGTGACGGAGGAGCTGTCGCGCGGCTACATCGGCGTCGGCTCGCTCGGCACCCGCGCGGAGATCGCCGCCGAGCTGATCCGCCTGGGCGGCACCGCCGAGCAGCGGGCGCGCTGGCTGCCGCGCCTCGCGTCCGGCGAGATACTGCCAACCGCCGTCTTCACCGAGCCCAACACCGGCTCCGACCTGGGCAGTCTGCGCACCCGCGCGGTTCTGGAGGGCGACACCTACCGCGTCACCGGGGCGAAGACCTGGATCACCCACGGCAGCCGGTCGGACCTGATGACTCTGCTGGTGCGCACCGATCCGGACGCCCCCGGCTACCGCGGCCTGTCGATGCTGCTGGCCGAGAAGCCGCGCGGCACCGAGGCGGACCCCTTCCCGGCCGAGGGCATGAGCGGCGGCGAAATTCCGGTTCTCGGCTACCGCGGCATGAAGGAGTACGAGATCGGCTTCGACGGCTTCGCCGTTCCGCGCGAAAACCTGCTGGGCGGGGTCGAGGGCCAGGGCTTCAAGCAGCTGATGGCGACCTTCGAATCCGCCCGCGTCCAGACCGCCGCCCGCGCCGTCGGCGTGGCGCAGAACGCGATGGAGCTCGGCCTGCGCTACGCCCAGGAGCGCGTCCAGTTCGGCCGCCCGCTCGCCGCCTTCCCGCGCGTCGCCGGCAAGATCGCCTGGATGGCCGTGGAGACGATGATCGCCCGCCAGCTCACCTACTTCGCCGCGCGCGAGAAGGACAGCGACCGCCGTTGCGACATCGAGGCCGGCATGGCCAAGCTGCTGGCGGCGCGCGTCGCCTGGTCGAACGCCGACAACGCGGTGCAGATCCATGGCGGCAACGGCTACGCGGTCGAGTATCCGATCAGCCGTGTGCTGTGCGACGCCCGTATTCTGAATATTTTCGAAGGGGCGGCGGAAATCCAGGCCCAGGTTGTGGCGCGCGGCCTGCTCACCCGGCGCAATTGA